The following coding sequences are from one Hymenobacter sp. DG25A window:
- the hisD gene encoding histidinol dehydrogenase, protein MQIFQYPSQAEWGALQLRAAQQQAQDVEQRVQQIFTDVRQRGDAALLEYAQQFDGAELTNGLRVSPEELAAAAAQVPADLQTAIRLAHANILRFHQAQVPQEERVETMPGVLCWRRAVPVQRVGLYIPGGTAPLFSTLLMLGVPARLAACPEIVLCTPPQRDGSVNPIILFTAQLLGISTIVKAGGAQAIAALSGGTESVPAVDKIFGPGNRYVTAAKQLATRYGVAIDMPAGPSEVLVIADESANPAFVAADLLSQAEHGPDSQVILLSDSMTVLEGTKAEVARQLRELPRADVAAQALAESRAILLRTPEEMLYFSNQYAPEHLILAVRNPEQLAEGVTSAGSVFLGHLTPEAAGDYASGTNHTLPTNGYARNYSGVSLDSFFKKITFQRLTAEGLLNVGPVVETMAEAEGLRAHARAITLRLEALAAGEVNN, encoded by the coding sequence ATGCAGATTTTTCAATATCCCAGCCAGGCCGAGTGGGGCGCGTTGCAGCTACGCGCCGCCCAGCAGCAGGCCCAGGACGTGGAGCAGCGCGTGCAGCAAATCTTTACCGACGTCCGCCAACGTGGCGACGCGGCCCTGCTGGAATACGCCCAACAGTTTGATGGCGCAGAGCTGACCAATGGTTTGCGGGTCAGCCCGGAAGAGCTGGCCGCCGCGGCCGCCCAGGTGCCCGCTGATTTACAAACTGCCATTCGCCTTGCCCATGCCAACATTCTGCGCTTCCACCAGGCCCAGGTGCCCCAAGAAGAGCGGGTAGAAACCATGCCGGGCGTGCTATGCTGGCGCCGGGCGGTGCCGGTGCAGCGGGTAGGCCTGTATATTCCGGGCGGTACGGCGCCTCTTTTTAGCACCTTGCTTATGCTGGGCGTGCCCGCCCGCCTGGCCGCGTGTCCGGAAATTGTGCTGTGCACGCCGCCCCAGCGGGATGGATCTGTGAACCCCATTATCCTGTTCACGGCTCAGCTGCTGGGTATATCCACTATAGTAAAAGCCGGCGGAGCCCAGGCCATTGCCGCTTTAAGCGGGGGCACGGAGTCGGTGCCCGCCGTTGATAAGATTTTTGGCCCCGGAAACCGCTACGTTACGGCAGCCAAACAGCTGGCAACCCGCTACGGCGTGGCTATTGATATGCCGGCCGGCCCTTCAGAAGTTTTGGTTATTGCCGATGAGTCGGCTAACCCCGCCTTCGTGGCGGCTGATTTGCTGAGTCAAGCTGAGCACGGCCCAGACTCGCAGGTGATTCTGCTCTCTGACTCCATGACGGTGCTGGAGGGAACGAAGGCCGAAGTGGCGCGCCAGCTGCGCGAGCTGCCTCGGGCCGATGTGGCCGCCCAGGCGCTGGCCGAAAGCCGCGCTATTTTGCTCCGCACACCGGAGGAAATGCTGTACTTCTCCAATCAGTATGCGCCTGAGCATTTGATCCTGGCTGTGCGCAACCCCGAGCAGCTGGCCGAAGGAGTGACCAGTGCGGGTTCCGTATTCCTTGGGCATCTCACTCCGGAAGCGGCCGGCGACTACGCCTCCGGTACTAATCACACCCTGCCTACCAACGGCTACGCCCGAAACTACAGTGGCGTGTCGCTGGATTCCTTCTTCAAGAAAATTACCTTCCAGCGGCTCACGGCCGAAGGCCTGCTGAATGTAGGGCCCGTTGTAGAAACCATGGCGGAAGCCGAAGGCCTGCGGGCCCACGCCCGGGCCATTACGTTACGGCTGGAAGCGTTGGCCGCCGGCGAAGTCAATAATTAA